In a single window of the Canis lupus dingo isolate Sandy chromosome 18, ASM325472v2, whole genome shotgun sequence genome:
- the RPS6KB2 gene encoding ribosomal protein S6 kinase beta-2 isoform X9 — protein sequence MRHWRARPRSQSDSVRLPPPRPPGCQSERGQARQGPAGPAPLWRPCLTWTWRRRKAARASQSSAPRPVGHCEEVELTETSVNLGPERIGPHCFELLRVLGKGGYGKVFQVRKVQGTNLGKIYAMKVLRKAKIVRNAKDTAHTRAERNILESVKHPFIVELAYAFQTGGKLYLILECLSGGELFTHLEREGIFLEDTACFYLAEITLALGHLHSQGIIYRDLKPENIMLNSQGHIKLTDFGLCKESIHEGAVTHTFCGTIEYMAPEILVRSGHNRAVDWWSLGALMYDMLTGSPPFTAENRKKTMDKIIKGKLTLPPYLTPDARDLVKKFLKRNPSQRIGGGPGDSADVQRHPFFRHINWDDLLARRIDPPFRPCLQSEEDVSQFDTHFTRQTPVDSPDDTALSESANQAFLPPEVLTL from the exons ATGCGTCATTGGCGCGCGCGGCCGCGGTCGCAGAGTGATAGCGTACGGcttcccccgccccgccccccgggctgtCAGTCTGAGCGCGGCCAAGCACGGCAAGGGCCCGCCGGGCCGGCGCCGCTATGGCGGCCGTGTTTGACCTGGACTTGGAGACGGAGGAAGGCAGCGAGGGCGAGCCAGAGTTCAGCCCCTCG GCCTGTGGGACACTGTGAGGAGGTGGAGCTGACTGAGACCAGTGTGAACCTGGGCCCTGAACGCATCGGGCCCCACTGCTTTGAGCTGCTGCGTGTGCTGGGCAAGGGGGGCTATGGCAAG GTGTTCCAAGTCCGGAAGGTGCAGGGCACCAACTTGGGCAAGATATATGCCATGAAAGTCCTGAGAAAG GCCAAAATTGTGCGCAACGCCAAGGACACAGCACACACGCGGGCTGAACGGAACATTCTAGAGTCAGTGAAGCACCCCTTCATTGTGGAACTGGCCTATGCCTTCCAGACTGGTGGCAAACTCTACCTCATCCTCGAGTGCCTCAGTG GCGGTGAGCTTTTCACGCATCTGGAGCGAGAGGGCATCTTCCTGGAAGACACAGCCTG TTTCTACCTGGCAGAGATCACCCTGGCCCTGGGACATCTCCACTCCCAAGGCATAATCTACCGGGACCTCAAACCTGAGAACATCATGCTCAACAGTCAGG GCCACATCAAACTGACAGACTTTGGACTCTGCAAAGAGTCGATCCATGAGGGCGCTGTCACCCATACTTTCTGTGGCACCATTGAATACAT GGCCCCTGAGATTCTGGTACGCAGTGGCCACAACCGGGCTGTGGACTGGTGGAGCCTGGGGGCCCTGATGTATGACATGCTCACTGGATCG cCACCCTTCACCGCAGAGAACCGGAAGAAAACCATGGACAAGATCATCAAAGGGAAACTGACGCTGCCCCCCTACCTCACCCCGGATGCCCGGGACCTTGTCAAAAAG TTTCTGAAGCGGAATCCCAGCCAGCGGATCGGGGGTGGCCCAGGGGACTCTGCTGATGTGCAG AGGCACCCCTTCTTCCGGCACATTAATTGGGATGACCTCCTGGCTCGCCGCATAGACCCCCCTTTCAGGCCCTGTCTG CAGTCAGAGGAGGACGTGAGCCAGTTTGACACCCACTTCACACGGCAGACACCAGTGGACAGTCCAGATGATACGGCCCTCAGTGAGAGTGCCAACCAGGCCTTCCTG CCCCCTGAAGTTCTCACCCTTTGA
- the RPS6KB2 gene encoding ribosomal protein S6 kinase beta-2 isoform X8: MRHWRARPRSQSDSVRLPPPRPPGCQSERGQARQGPAGPAPLWRPCLTWTWRRRKAARASQSSAPRPVGHCEEVELTETSVNLGPERIGPHCFELLRVLGKGGYGKVFQVRKVQGTNLGKIYAMKVLRKAKIVRNAKDTAHTRAERNILESVKHPFIVELAYAFQTGGKLYLILECLSGGELFTHLEREGIFLEDTACFYLAEITLALGHLHSQGIIYRDLKPENIMLNSQGHIKLTDFGLCKESIHEGAVTHTFCGTIEYMAPEILVRSGHNRAVDWWSLGALMYDMLTGSASPASWPPFTAENRKKTMDKIIKGKLTLPPYLTPDARDLVKKFLKRNPSQRIGGGPGDSADVQRHPFFRHINWDDLLARRIDPPFRPCLQSEEDVSQFDTHFTRQTPVDSPDDTALSESANQAFLPPEVLTL, from the exons ATGCGTCATTGGCGCGCGCGGCCGCGGTCGCAGAGTGATAGCGTACGGcttcccccgccccgccccccgggctgtCAGTCTGAGCGCGGCCAAGCACGGCAAGGGCCCGCCGGGCCGGCGCCGCTATGGCGGCCGTGTTTGACCTGGACTTGGAGACGGAGGAAGGCAGCGAGGGCGAGCCAGAGTTCAGCCCCTCG GCCTGTGGGACACTGTGAGGAGGTGGAGCTGACTGAGACCAGTGTGAACCTGGGCCCTGAACGCATCGGGCCCCACTGCTTTGAGCTGCTGCGTGTGCTGGGCAAGGGGGGCTATGGCAAG GTGTTCCAAGTCCGGAAGGTGCAGGGCACCAACTTGGGCAAGATATATGCCATGAAAGTCCTGAGAAAG GCCAAAATTGTGCGCAACGCCAAGGACACAGCACACACGCGGGCTGAACGGAACATTCTAGAGTCAGTGAAGCACCCCTTCATTGTGGAACTGGCCTATGCCTTCCAGACTGGTGGCAAACTCTACCTCATCCTCGAGTGCCTCAGTG GCGGTGAGCTTTTCACGCATCTGGAGCGAGAGGGCATCTTCCTGGAAGACACAGCCTG TTTCTACCTGGCAGAGATCACCCTGGCCCTGGGACATCTCCACTCCCAAGGCATAATCTACCGGGACCTCAAACCTGAGAACATCATGCTCAACAGTCAGG GCCACATCAAACTGACAGACTTTGGACTCTGCAAAGAGTCGATCCATGAGGGCGCTGTCACCCATACTTTCTGTGGCACCATTGAATACAT GGCCCCTGAGATTCTGGTACGCAGTGGCCACAACCGGGCTGTGGACTGGTGGAGCCTGGGGGCCCTGATGTATGACATGCTCACTGGATCGGCAAGTCCAGCCtcctgg cCACCCTTCACCGCAGAGAACCGGAAGAAAACCATGGACAAGATCATCAAAGGGAAACTGACGCTGCCCCCCTACCTCACCCCGGATGCCCGGGACCTTGTCAAAAAG TTTCTGAAGCGGAATCCCAGCCAGCGGATCGGGGGTGGCCCAGGGGACTCTGCTGATGTGCAG AGGCACCCCTTCTTCCGGCACATTAATTGGGATGACCTCCTGGCTCGCCGCATAGACCCCCCTTTCAGGCCCTGTCTG CAGTCAGAGGAGGACGTGAGCCAGTTTGACACCCACTTCACACGGCAGACACCAGTGGACAGTCCAGATGATACGGCCCTCAGTGAGAGTGCCAACCAGGCCTTCCTG CCCCCTGAAGTTCTCACCCTTTGA
- the RPS6KB2 gene encoding ribosomal protein S6 kinase beta-2 isoform X2, whose amino-acid sequence MRHWRARPRSQSDSVRLPPPRPPGCQSERGQARQGPAGPAPLWRPCLTWTWRRRKAARASQSSAPRPVGHCEEVELTETSVNLGPERIGPHCFELLRVLGKGGYGKVFQVRKVQGTNLGKIYAMKVLRKAKIVRNAKDTAHTRAERNILESVKHPFIVELAYAFQTGGKLYLILECLSGGELFTHLEREGIFLEDTACFYLAEITLALGHLHSQGIIYRDLKPENIMLNSQGHIKLTDFGLCKESIHEGAVTHTFCGTIEYMAPEILVRSGHNRAVDWWSLGALMYDMLTGSPPFTAENRKKTMDKIIKGKLTLPPYLTPDARDLVKKFLKRNPSQRIGGGPGDSADVQRHPFFRHINWDDLLARRIDPPFRPCLQSEEDVSQFDTHFTRQTPVDSPDDTALSESANQAFLGFTYVAPSVLDSIKEGFSFQPKLRSPRRLNSSPRTPVSPLKFSPFEGFRPSSGPPEPMEPPLPPLLPPPPPPPSSTAPLPIRPPSGTKKSKRGRGRPGR is encoded by the exons ATGCGTCATTGGCGCGCGCGGCCGCGGTCGCAGAGTGATAGCGTACGGcttcccccgccccgccccccgggctgtCAGTCTGAGCGCGGCCAAGCACGGCAAGGGCCCGCCGGGCCGGCGCCGCTATGGCGGCCGTGTTTGACCTGGACTTGGAGACGGAGGAAGGCAGCGAGGGCGAGCCAGAGTTCAGCCCCTCG GCCTGTGGGACACTGTGAGGAGGTGGAGCTGACTGAGACCAGTGTGAACCTGGGCCCTGAACGCATCGGGCCCCACTGCTTTGAGCTGCTGCGTGTGCTGGGCAAGGGGGGCTATGGCAAG GTGTTCCAAGTCCGGAAGGTGCAGGGCACCAACTTGGGCAAGATATATGCCATGAAAGTCCTGAGAAAG GCCAAAATTGTGCGCAACGCCAAGGACACAGCACACACGCGGGCTGAACGGAACATTCTAGAGTCAGTGAAGCACCCCTTCATTGTGGAACTGGCCTATGCCTTCCAGACTGGTGGCAAACTCTACCTCATCCTCGAGTGCCTCAGTG GCGGTGAGCTTTTCACGCATCTGGAGCGAGAGGGCATCTTCCTGGAAGACACAGCCTG TTTCTACCTGGCAGAGATCACCCTGGCCCTGGGACATCTCCACTCCCAAGGCATAATCTACCGGGACCTCAAACCTGAGAACATCATGCTCAACAGTCAGG GCCACATCAAACTGACAGACTTTGGACTCTGCAAAGAGTCGATCCATGAGGGCGCTGTCACCCATACTTTCTGTGGCACCATTGAATACAT GGCCCCTGAGATTCTGGTACGCAGTGGCCACAACCGGGCTGTGGACTGGTGGAGCCTGGGGGCCCTGATGTATGACATGCTCACTGGATCG cCACCCTTCACCGCAGAGAACCGGAAGAAAACCATGGACAAGATCATCAAAGGGAAACTGACGCTGCCCCCCTACCTCACCCCGGATGCCCGGGACCTTGTCAAAAAG TTTCTGAAGCGGAATCCCAGCCAGCGGATCGGGGGTGGCCCAGGGGACTCTGCTGATGTGCAG AGGCACCCCTTCTTCCGGCACATTAATTGGGATGACCTCCTGGCTCGCCGCATAGACCCCCCTTTCAGGCCCTGTCTG CAGTCAGAGGAGGACGTGAGCCAGTTTGACACCCACTTCACACGGCAGACACCAGTGGACAGTCCAGATGATACGGCCCTCAGTGAGAGTGCCAACCAGGCCTTCCTG GGCTTCACATACGTGGCACCTTCTGTCCTGGACAGCATCAAGGAGGGCTTCTCATTCCAGCCCAAGCTACGCTCCCCCAGGCGTCTCAACAGTAGTCCCCGGACCCCGGTCAG CCCCCTGAAGTTCTCACCCTTTGAGGGATTCCGGCCCAGCTCTGGCCCACCGGAGCCCATGGAGCCCCCTCTACCTCCTCTCctgccgccgccaccaccaccaccatcgagcactgcccctctccccatccgACCCCCCTCGGGGACCAAGAAGTCTAAGAGGGGCCGTGGGCGCCCTGGGCGCTAG